Proteins from one Cellulosilyticum lentocellum DSM 5427 genomic window:
- a CDS encoding helix-turn-helix transcriptional regulator has protein sequence MKLLTPKQTQVITGLSTTATYNMFWSKGFPKIVLGKRALRVDEQDLYKYLQSKKQVMH, from the coding sequence ATGAAATTATTGACACCAAAGCAGACACAAGTGATTACGGGATTGAGTACAACTGCAACTTATAATATGTTCTGGTCCAAAGGCTTTCCTAAGATTGTATTAGGTAAAAGAGCATTAAGAGTAGATGAACAGGATTTATATAAGTATTTACAGAGCAAGAAACAGGTTATGCACTAA
- a CDS encoding helix-turn-helix domain-containing protein, with product MKIDTHKLSVEIARNCFSAEELSKCAGISRVTLQRLKSGRQVARPQTIGKLAKALEVKVEDLLKEE from the coding sequence TTGAAAATAGATACACATAAACTTTCTGTTGAAATTGCAAGAAATTGTTTTTCAGCAGAAGAATTATCGAAATGTGCTGGTATATCTAGAGTGACCTTACAACGCTTAAAAAGTGGTAGACAAGTGGCAAGGCCACAGACAATAGGTAAATTAGCAAAAGCATTAGAAGTCAAAGTAGAAGATTTATTGAAAGAGGAGTAA
- a CDS encoding helix-turn-helix domain-containing protein produces the protein MLGNNIKTARKKLKLTQKELAQQLGIAEITIRKYEKGEREPNLETIEKLAVTLKVTPYELLGNLNNSVALNHAPMAEVTKNLSLLAGSPDDAINGLGTNLEILIENITANTLNKHNVPYTRHDAHAYIDAMNKLLNKLCIIANPMQFINDPEHTNLIKEIDNFMGYKLNQFNEQED, from the coding sequence ATGTTAGGTAATAATATTAAGACTGCACGTAAAAAACTAAAATTAACTCAAAAAGAACTCGCTCAACAATTGGGTATAGCAGAGATTACAATAAGAAAATATGAAAAGGGAGAAAGGGAACCTAATTTAGAAACTATAGAAAAATTAGCGGTTACTCTTAAAGTTACCCCTTATGAATTACTTGGTAATCTTAATAACTCAGTAGCTCTTAATCATGCACCAATGGCAGAGGTTACTAAAAATCTCTCTTTATTAGCCGGATCGCCTGATGATGCCATAAATGGGCTTGGTACTAACTTAGAGATACTCATAGAGAATATAACAGCGAATACCTTAAATAAGCATAATGTACCTTATACAAGGCATGATGCTCATGCCTATATTGATGCTATGAATAAACTACTCAACAAACTCTGTATCATTGCTAATCCCATGCAATTCATTAATGACCCAGAGCATACCAATCTTATAAAGGAGATTGATAATTTTATGGGATATAAGCTTAACCAATTTAACGAACAGGAGGATTAA
- a CDS encoding tyrosine-type recombinase/integrase — protein MTKATQEKTRKKGQNVDGLYTATVDTGIRNANGTKKYKYFRAKTKKELKAKVDAYKMDVALNGKPLDKTTVTLSEWVYQFLFVHVIHEVAPTTFHRYVNLYEVHIKDSYIGDIGLQCITHTQIQRYFNNKTDKAKATLQKIKNLLNKAFKSAIHNNFIRYNPMDGIIIPKTAKEAKEIKILTTQEQLRYIEASKAEPNGLFLRLALYTGMRLGEVLALKWENVDLEQGTITVKESMKRSRVYSDDGNFIVEDVIKEPKTKKGIRLIYIPDILIEELKQIEKEDGLVFDTNESTVNHMHDRICTAAKINPNKVYKGETATTVYGVGIHALRHTLATRLLENNVNIKYVSDILGHKNITTTYNIYSHVLDDSKREVATTINQIFTY, from the coding sequence ATGACCAAAGCTACACAAGAAAAGACTAGAAAGAAAGGACAAAATGTAGACGGACTCTATACTGCTACCGTTGATACAGGTATACGAAATGCTAATGGTACTAAAAAATACAAATATTTTAGAGCCAAAACTAAAAAAGAATTAAAGGCAAAAGTAGATGCTTATAAAATGGATGTGGCACTTAATGGTAAACCACTTGATAAAACAACTGTAACGCTCTCTGAATGGGTTTATCAGTTCTTATTTGTTCATGTGATTCATGAGGTCGCACCTACTACATTTCACCGTTATGTTAATCTATATGAGGTGCATATAAAAGATAGTTATATTGGTGACATAGGCTTACAATGCATTACACATACACAAATACAACGATATTTCAACAATAAAACCGATAAGGCAAAAGCCACCTTACAAAAAATAAAAAACCTATTAAATAAGGCGTTTAAATCAGCTATTCATAATAACTTTATTAGATATAATCCAATGGATGGCATTATTATCCCAAAAACAGCTAAAGAAGCTAAGGAAATCAAAATCCTAACGACCCAAGAACAGTTACGTTATATAGAAGCCTCAAAAGCTGAGCCAAACGGCCTCTTCCTTCGTCTTGCTCTTTATACAGGTATGAGACTGGGAGAAGTTCTTGCACTTAAATGGGAGAATGTGGACTTAGAGCAAGGTACTATTACCGTCAAAGAAAGTATGAAACGTTCTAGAGTCTACAGTGATGATGGGAACTTTATTGTGGAGGATGTGATTAAAGAGCCTAAAACTAAAAAAGGTATCAGGCTCATATATATACCTGATATCCTTATTGAGGAACTAAAACAAATTGAAAAAGAAGATGGCCTCGTGTTTGACACCAATGAATCTACAGTTAATCATATGCATGATCGCATCTGTACTGCTGCTAAAATCAATCCAAATAAAGTTTATAAAGGTGAAACTGCAACAACTGTCTATGGTGTAGGTATACACGCTTTAAGGCATACATTGGCTACTAGACTACTTGAAAACAACGTAAACATTAAATATGTGAGTGATATATTAGGACATAAAAACATTACTACTACCTATAATATCTATAGTCATGTCTTAGATGATAGCAAAAGAGAAGTAGCTACTACAATTAATCAAATCTTTACTTATTAA